A genomic region of Candidatus Binataceae bacterium contains the following coding sequences:
- a CDS encoding zf-HC2 domain-containing protein, giving the protein MAQCSEISLLLGPFGDGELESGEIREVAFHLARCESCAAELADLTSLGNELRLNAIEPALDGFQRAVMKRIDELPEPFTTRVSDWFAGLSRRLSTGFAMGAAMAAVAAITTIVVTPYAERFSVKHLAQPMRELASVTHLPPVSGPREVASAIPASALKVASNSGTAPDVREISGVTHLTPDQEPVAQASAISDEAMAMAQNSEAVISKLESESPNVAVWSEPQNDTTVIWLPDQQQ; this is encoded by the coding sequence ATGGCTCAATGCAGTGAAATAAGCCTTCTGTTGGGCCCCTTCGGAGACGGTGAACTCGAATCCGGCGAAATCCGCGAGGTCGCTTTCCATCTGGCCCGATGCGAGAGTTGCGCCGCGGAACTCGCCGACCTGACCTCGCTCGGAAACGAGTTGCGCCTAAACGCCATCGAGCCTGCGCTCGACGGTTTCCAGCGCGCCGTCATGAAGCGGATCGACGAACTGCCCGAACCTTTCACGACTCGGGTCAGCGACTGGTTCGCGGGACTCTCGCGCCGCCTCAGCACAGGGTTCGCGATGGGTGCGGCGATGGCCGCGGTCGCGGCGATTACGACGATCGTCGTGACGCCCTACGCCGAGCGCTTTTCCGTCAAGCATCTGGCGCAACCGATGCGCGAGCTCGCGAGCGTGACGCATCTGCCGCCCGTTTCGGGTCCGCGTGAAGTCGCCTCCGCGATCCCTGCCTCTGCGCTGAAGGTCGCCAGCAACAGCGGGACTGCGCCTGATGTCCGCGAGATTTCAGGCGTGACGCATTTGACTCCCGACCAGGAGCCGGTGGCGCAAGCCTCGGCGATTTCCGACGAAGCGATGGCGATGGCACAGAATTCCGAAGCGGTGATCTCGAAGCTCGAATCCGAGAGCCCCAACGTCGCCGTGTGGAGCGAACCGCAGAACGACACGACCGTCATCTGGCTTCCCGATCAGCAGCAGTAA